In the Streptomyces sp. 3214.6 genome, TGATCGAGTCCGTCACCGGCGACCCCCGCGCCCCCGTCGCCATGTCCGCCGTGATCGCGCTGTTCACCGTCGCCGCCGGCACCGACCGCGCCACCAGCCTGCGGGCCGGCCTGCTCACCATGACGGTCCTCACCGGCACCGCCATGCTCGCCGGACCACTGCCCTGGTACGCGCAGGAAAACCTGGGCATCCTCGCCTGGACCGGCATCGGCGCCACCGCAGGGGACGCGGTCCGCAGCCGCCGGGCCGTCGTCCAGGCCATCCGGGACCGCGCCGAGCGCGCGGAACGCACCCGCGAGGAGGAGGCCCGCCGCCGGGTCGCCGAGGAGCGCCTGCGCATCGCCCGCGACCTGCATGACGTCGTCGCCCACCACATCGCCCTGGTCAACGTGCAGGCCGGAGTCGCCGCGCATGTCATGGACAAGCGGCCCGACCAGGCCAAGGAGGCTCTCGCGCACGTCCGCGAGGCCAGCCGCTCGGCGCTGAACGAACTGCGGGCCACCGTCGGCCTGCTGCGCCAGTCCGGCGACCCCGAGGCCCCCACCGAGCCCGCGCCCGGCCTGGACCGCCTCGACGAGCTCGCCGGCACCTTCCGCAACGCGGGCCTCCAGGTCGAGGTGGCCC is a window encoding:
- a CDS encoding sensor histidine kinase, yielding MTLLARAECQLKAHPLALDASIAAGVLLCMLAGSFVDPHGEHSVSWSIHSPDPLSLLLMTLGAVALVFRRSAPMTVLALTGAASVIESVTGDPRAPVAMSAVIALFTVAAGTDRATSLRAGLLTMTVLTGTAMLAGPLPWYAQENLGILAWTGIGATAGDAVRSRRAVVQAIRDRAERAERTREEEARRRVAEERLRIARDLHDVVAHHIALVNVQAGVAAHVMDKRPDQAKEALAHVREASRSALNELRATVGLLRQSGDPEAPTEPAPGLDRLDELAGTFRNAGLQVEVARTDHGTKLPAAVDLAAYRVIQEALTNVQKHAGGEAKAEVSVVRVGPNIEVTVLDNGRPNGEESPQEGGGHGLLGMRERVTALRGTLTTGPRYGGGFRVHAILPIKTRTATTGESA